The following are from one region of the Hydrogenophaga sp. BPS33 genome:
- a CDS encoding 2-hydroxychromene-2-carboxylate isomerase: MSSKTVTFYFSVLSPWVYFGGPRFHEIVRDAQATVLYRPIDLLRVFRETGGTPLAAMSPARQAFRARERQRWSDWLGMPVNAKPAHHPVDEALAAQLLMAAEDTHGSAVVWPLAQRMLAGVWVHDLDISQASTLAQMARGEGLDGDALLTQADTPAMRTRFDNGTTEAMAAGVFGVPSFVIDGDLHFGQDRLDFVERALRSH, from the coding sequence ATGAGCAGCAAGACCGTCACTTTCTACTTCTCGGTGCTCTCGCCCTGGGTGTATTTCGGCGGTCCGCGCTTTCACGAGATCGTGCGCGACGCCCAGGCCACCGTGCTCTACCGCCCGATCGATCTGCTGCGCGTGTTCCGCGAAACCGGCGGCACGCCGCTGGCCGCGATGTCGCCCGCGCGCCAGGCGTTTCGAGCGCGCGAACGCCAGCGCTGGTCCGATTGGCTGGGCATGCCGGTCAATGCGAAGCCCGCCCACCATCCGGTGGACGAAGCGCTCGCCGCGCAACTGCTGATGGCGGCCGAAGACACCCACGGCAGCGCGGTCGTCTGGCCGTTGGCGCAGCGCATGCTGGCCGGCGTCTGGGTGCACGACCTCGATATTTCGCAGGCCTCCACGCTCGCGCAGATGGCGCGCGGCGAAGGGCTTGATGGCGATGCCCTGCTGACCCAGGCCGACACGCCGGCGATGCGCACGCGCTTTGACAACGGCACCACCGAAGCCATGGCCGCAGGCGTGTTCGGTGTGCCCAGCTTCGTCATCGACGGCGACCTGCACTTCGGGCAGGACCGCCTCGATTTCGTGGAACGCGCCTTGCGGTCCCATTGA
- a CDS encoding acetate--CoA ligase family protein, producing MTDLSNHPVLQARAHPRSLDALLNPHSVAILGASADATKIGGRPVKFLRTHGFSKPIYPVNPRATEVQGLPAYASLADIPAPVDHVIVALPGQAVLPAVRLCAERGVRAVTVFSSGFAEVGEEGRAAQEELGAIARDSGMRILGPNCMGFMNLRTGFLGTFAFMVDLGLPPLGRVALVSQSGAFGGQALVMARERGLPLGAWVTTGNECDVELADCIAHFAQDPHTDVIMGYMEGCKSPQRLIKALALAQAAGKPVIMVKAGRSDVGRAAVQSHTGALAGDDRVFDALFHEYGVHRAHSVEDFFDVARACATGVMPREGRVGVFTVSGGIGVLTADAAEQHGLELTPMPAAAQAQLQALLPHASVRNPVDGTAQIWADMQVFETFLRTMLQEGHYECVLLFLTAMPHAPHLQAPLADILTRLRQEFPQVLLVLSMLAPAALSQQMQDAGYLLFEDTTRAMRAVAALKSLASARQRYRAARPLRQAIPLLPELSAQSLAEARTEHAAKQVLNLCGIAAPTEQVVTTAEEAIAAARKTGYPIVLKVLSPDIVHKTEVGGVALNLRDDHALANAWREMMARVRREAPDARIEGALVAPMVGPGLEFIVGVQRDPIFGPVIVAGLGGVFVELFNDVALRIAPVSHEQAHEMLRELRAYPLLQGHRGAPAADVEALADAIVRLSQLAVRHAESVESIEINPLRVFPTGQGVLALDAVVLPRGAAA from the coding sequence ATGACCGACCTGAGCAACCACCCCGTTCTTCAAGCCCGGGCGCATCCCCGCTCGCTGGACGCGCTGCTGAACCCGCATTCGGTGGCCATCCTCGGCGCCTCCGCCGACGCCACCAAGATCGGCGGACGCCCGGTGAAGTTTCTGCGCACGCACGGTTTCAGCAAGCCGATCTATCCGGTCAACCCACGCGCCACCGAGGTGCAAGGCCTGCCCGCGTACGCCAGTCTGGCCGACATTCCCGCGCCGGTGGACCATGTCATCGTTGCGCTGCCCGGCCAGGCGGTGCTGCCTGCGGTGCGCCTGTGCGCCGAACGCGGTGTGCGCGCGGTGACGGTGTTCAGCTCGGGCTTCGCCGAAGTCGGCGAAGAAGGCCGGGCGGCGCAGGAAGAGCTCGGCGCGATCGCGCGCGACAGCGGCATGCGCATCCTCGGCCCGAACTGCATGGGCTTCATGAACCTGCGCACCGGCTTTCTCGGCACCTTCGCGTTCATGGTCGATCTGGGCTTGCCACCGCTGGGGCGCGTGGCGCTGGTGAGCCAGAGCGGCGCCTTCGGTGGACAGGCGCTGGTGATGGCGCGCGAGCGGGGCCTGCCGCTGGGCGCGTGGGTCACCACCGGCAACGAGTGCGACGTGGAGCTGGCGGACTGCATCGCCCACTTCGCGCAGGACCCCCATACCGACGTGATCATGGGCTACATGGAAGGCTGCAAGTCACCACAGCGCCTGATCAAGGCACTGGCGCTGGCGCAGGCCGCGGGCAAACCGGTGATCATGGTGAAGGCGGGTCGCTCCGACGTGGGTCGTGCGGCCGTGCAGTCGCACACCGGCGCACTGGCCGGTGACGACCGCGTGTTCGACGCGCTGTTCCACGAATACGGCGTGCACCGCGCGCATTCGGTGGAAGATTTCTTCGACGTCGCCCGCGCCTGCGCCACCGGCGTGATGCCGCGCGAGGGCCGCGTGGGCGTGTTCACCGTCTCGGGTGGCATCGGTGTGCTCACGGCCGATGCCGCCGAGCAGCACGGCCTGGAGCTCACCCCCATGCCAGCCGCCGCACAGGCGCAGCTGCAGGCGCTGCTGCCGCACGCATCGGTGCGCAACCCGGTGGACGGTACGGCGCAGATCTGGGCCGACATGCAGGTGTTCGAAACCTTTCTGCGCACCATGCTGCAGGAAGGTCACTACGAATGCGTGTTGCTGTTCCTCACCGCCATGCCACACGCGCCGCATCTGCAGGCGCCGCTGGCCGACATCCTCACGCGGCTGCGGCAGGAGTTTCCGCAGGTCTTGCTGGTGCTGTCCATGCTCGCGCCAGCAGCGCTGTCACAGCAGATGCAGGACGCCGGCTACCTGCTGTTCGAGGACACCACGCGCGCCATGCGCGCGGTGGCAGCGCTCAAGTCGCTGGCCTCGGCGCGGCAACGCTACCGCGCCGCCCGCCCCTTGCGGCAGGCGATCCCGCTGTTGCCCGAACTGAGCGCCCAGTCCCTGGCCGAGGCGCGCACCGAGCATGCCGCCAAGCAAGTGCTGAACCTGTGCGGCATCGCGGCGCCCACCGAACAGGTGGTGACGACCGCCGAAGAGGCCATTGCCGCAGCGCGCAAGACCGGCTACCCGATCGTGCTCAAGGTGCTCTCGCCCGACATCGTGCACAAGACCGAGGTGGGCGGCGTGGCCCTGAACCTGCGCGACGACCACGCACTGGCGAACGCCTGGCGCGAGATGATGGCGCGTGTGCGCCGCGAAGCGCCCGACGCGCGCATCGAAGGCGCGCTGGTGGCACCCATGGTGGGCCCGGGTCTGGAATTCATCGTGGGCGTGCAGCGCGACCCGATCTTCGGCCCGGTGATCGTGGCCGGCCTCGGCGGGGTGTTCGTCGAACTGTTCAACGACGTGGCGCTGCGCATTGCCCCGGTGTCGCACGAACAGGCCCACGAGATGCTGCGCGAACTGCGCGCCTACCCACTGCTGCAAGGCCACCGCGGCGCGCCCGCCGCGGACGTGGAGGCGCTGGCCGATGCGATCGTGCGCTTGTCGCAACTGGCCGTGCGCCACGCCGAGTCGGTGGAATCGATCGAGATCAACCCGCTGCGCGTGTTTCCCACCGGCCAAGGCGTGCTCGCGCTCGATGCCGTGGTGCTGCCGCGCGGGGCCGCAGCATGA
- a CDS encoding enoyl-CoA hydratase-related protein, producing the protein MNALGQTPLLEDAPVVDTRHRDGVALLEIRNPPVNALNRRVRRALLDVLMAVRDDADTQAVVIASAGRMFSGGGDLREVGQPDPPGSTPLGELAELVERFPKPVVVALQGKSIGGGVLLAMACHARVGAHDALLALPELNLGFVPGAGGTQRLPRLVGVEAALRTVVLAQPMDAATALAAGLLDAVVPEDGDLRNTAAAHALAIAQGRLPWRRTAEQAVPGGAASEALIAHHRALATERWADREAAQDAITLIALAAERPFDQGAQQERETYLRLAASEQTQGLVAAFFAARDPNRIQKA; encoded by the coding sequence ATGAATGCCCTTGGCCAGACACCCCTGCTCGAAGATGCGCCCGTCGTCGACACCCGCCACCGCGACGGCGTTGCGCTGCTGGAGATCCGCAACCCGCCGGTGAATGCGTTGAACCGCCGCGTGCGCCGGGCCCTGCTCGACGTGCTGATGGCGGTGCGCGACGACGCGGACACCCAGGCCGTGGTGATCGCCAGCGCCGGCCGCATGTTCTCGGGTGGCGGCGACCTGCGCGAAGTCGGCCAACCGGACCCGCCGGGCAGCACACCATTGGGCGAACTCGCCGAACTCGTGGAGCGTTTTCCCAAGCCGGTCGTGGTCGCCTTGCAGGGCAAGAGCATCGGCGGCGGCGTGCTGCTGGCCATGGCCTGCCACGCCCGGGTGGGCGCGCACGACGCCCTGCTCGCGCTGCCCGAGTTGAACCTCGGTTTCGTGCCGGGTGCGGGCGGCACGCAGCGTTTGCCGCGCCTGGTCGGCGTGGAGGCCGCTCTGCGCACGGTGGTGCTCGCGCAACCCATGGACGCGGCCACGGCGCTGGCGGCTGGCTTGCTGGACGCGGTGGTGCCCGAGGATGGTGACTTGCGCAACACGGCCGCGGCGCACGCCCTGGCCATCGCCCAAGGCCGGCTGCCGTGGCGGCGCACCGCAGAACAAGCCGTGCCGGGCGGCGCTGCGTCCGAAGCGCTCATTGCGCACCACCGCGCGCTCGCCACCGAACGCTGGGCCGACCGCGAGGCGGCACAAGACGCCATCACGCTCATCGCGCTCGCCGCCGAACGCCCTTTCGACCAAGGTGCACAGCAGGAACGCGAGACCTACCTGCGCCTGGCCGCCTCCGAACAGACGCAAGGTCTCGTTGCGGCGTTCTTCGCCGCCCGCGACCCCAACAGGATCCAGAAAGCATGA
- a CDS encoding LysR substrate-binding domain-containing protein: MKQAPFSSPVSGVRLSHLQLCRALAASGTVHEAARLLHRTQPAVTKMLQELEASLGVRLFERGRLGTRPTASGLAFLHRAEVMLNEWGILRDELQAIEKGEAGMLRVGATPIMLLSLLPRAMGRFIERRPGMVVRFREGSIHDLLLALDAGEVDCVVGRFSGELLASEPMRTLRVERLYDESLAIVAGASLPLARRRRQIGWQELADARWVLPPPELVTRQLLSTEFIRGGVTPPRPLMESSSFTTSLALAHELQTLALVPLDAAKLAERHGLVRVLRTPMSSFSAPISIVQRSSSLQGEVYADFLAAVRAAAGQARA; the protein is encoded by the coding sequence ATGAAGCAAGCACCTTTCTCCTCGCCCGTCAGCGGCGTGCGCCTGTCGCACCTGCAGTTGTGCCGCGCACTCGCGGCGTCTGGCACCGTGCACGAAGCCGCGCGCCTGCTGCACCGCACGCAGCCCGCGGTGACCAAGATGTTGCAGGAGCTGGAGGCTTCGCTGGGCGTGCGCCTGTTCGAGCGCGGCCGGTTGGGCACGCGGCCCACCGCGAGCGGCCTGGCGTTCCTGCACCGGGCCGAGGTCATGCTCAACGAATGGGGCATCCTGCGCGACGAGTTGCAGGCCATCGAAAAGGGCGAGGCCGGCATGCTGCGCGTGGGTGCGACGCCGATCATGTTGCTGTCCTTGCTGCCGCGTGCCATGGGTCGTTTCATCGAGCGCCGGCCGGGCATGGTGGTGCGATTTCGGGAAGGCTCCATCCACGACCTGCTGTTGGCGCTCGATGCGGGCGAAGTGGACTGCGTGGTTGGTCGTTTCTCCGGTGAGCTGCTGGCCAGCGAACCCATGCGCACCTTGCGCGTGGAGCGGCTCTACGACGAATCGCTGGCCATCGTCGCGGGCGCCAGCCTGCCGCTGGCGCGCCGGCGGCGGCAGATCGGTTGGCAGGAACTGGCCGATGCGCGCTGGGTGCTGCCGCCACCGGAACTGGTGACGCGCCAGTTGCTCAGCACCGAGTTCATCCGCGGGGGAGTGACGCCGCCACGGCCCTTGATGGAATCTTCCTCGTTCACCACCAGCCTGGCGCTGGCGCACGAACTTCAGACCCTGGCCCTGGTGCCGTTGGATGCGGCCAAGCTGGCCGAGCGGCATGGCCTGGTGCGCGTGCTGCGCACGCCGATGTCATCTTTCTCCGCGCCCATTTCCATCGTGCAGCGGTCCAGCTCGCTGCAGGGCGAGGTGTATGCGGATTTTCTGGCGGCGGTGCGGGCGGCGGCGGGTCAGGCGCGCGCGTGA
- a CDS encoding AMP nucleosidase, with amino-acid sequence MHKSPDFTAPKTFRDPAEALAQVQRIYQNSIDFLRQAMRDFVSGGDYTQVHVRACYPYVRLHSHSVLRQGSGSGQAPNTLSYGFVAGPGRYETSLTRPDLYADYYLEQFRLLHANHGGELEVGTSTQPIPIHFSFAEHDHVEGSMDAMRRALMRDVFDLPDLTAMDDGIANGTYEPLAGEAHPLSLFTAPRVDYSLQRLRHYTGTAPEWFQNFVMFTNYQFYIDEFIKLGRAEMADPDSQYVAFIEPGNVVTRRSGLAAEPVDELGHAPPRLPQMPGYHLLREDRSGITMVNIGVGPANAKTITDHIAVLRPHAWLMLGHCAGLRTSQQLGDYVLAHAYVREDHVLDEELPLWVPIPALAEIQLALEAAVADVTGVPPAELKRIMRTGTVASTDNRNWELLPDNMPQRRFSQSRAVALDMESATIAANGFRFRVPYGTLLCVSDKPLHGEIKLPGMANHFYRERVDQHLRIGIRAIEILREGGTDQLHSRKLRSFAEVAFQ; translated from the coding sequence ATGCACAAATCGCCCGACTTTACCGCCCCCAAAACCTTCCGAGACCCCGCCGAAGCCCTGGCCCAGGTGCAGCGCATCTACCAGAACAGCATCGACTTCCTGCGCCAGGCCATGCGGGATTTCGTCTCCGGGGGCGACTACACCCAGGTCCATGTGCGGGCCTGCTACCCCTACGTGCGCCTGCACAGCCACAGCGTGCTGCGCCAGGGCAGTGGCTCGGGCCAGGCACCCAACACCTTGAGCTACGGCTTCGTGGCCGGCCCGGGCCGGTACGAAACCTCGCTCACGCGCCCGGACCTCTACGCCGACTACTACCTGGAGCAGTTCCGCCTGCTGCATGCCAACCACGGCGGCGAACTGGAGGTGGGCACGAGCACGCAGCCCATCCCCATCCACTTCTCGTTCGCCGAGCACGACCACGTGGAAGGCAGCATGGACGCGATGCGCCGCGCCCTCATGCGCGACGTATTCGACCTGCCCGATCTCACGGCCATGGACGACGGCATCGCCAACGGCACTTACGAACCCTTGGCGGGCGAGGCGCATCCGCTCTCGCTCTTCACCGCGCCGCGCGTGGACTATTCGCTGCAGCGCCTGCGCCACTACACCGGCACCGCGCCCGAGTGGTTCCAGAACTTCGTCATGTTCACCAATTACCAGTTCTACATCGACGAATTCATCAAGCTCGGCCGCGCCGAAATGGCCGACCCCGACAGCCAGTACGTCGCGTTCATCGAACCCGGCAACGTGGTCACGCGCCGCAGCGGCCTGGCGGCCGAGCCGGTCGACGAACTCGGCCACGCGCCACCGCGCCTGCCGCAGATGCCGGGCTACCACCTGCTGCGCGAAGACAGAAGCGGCATCACCATGGTCAACATCGGCGTGGGCCCGGCCAACGCCAAGACCATCACCGACCACATCGCCGTGCTGCGCCCGCACGCCTGGCTCATGCTCGGCCACTGCGCCGGCCTGCGCACCAGCCAGCAACTGGGTGACTACGTGCTGGCGCACGCCTATGTGCGCGAAGACCATGTGCTCGACGAAGAACTGCCGCTGTGGGTGCCCATTCCCGCGCTGGCCGAGATCCAGCTCGCGCTCGAAGCCGCCGTGGCCGACGTCACCGGCGTGCCACCGGCCGAACTCAAACGCATCATGCGCACCGGTACCGTGGCCAGCACCGACAACCGCAACTGGGAGCTGCTGCCCGACAACATGCCGCAGCGCCGCTTCTCGCAATCGCGCGCCGTGGCGCTGGACATGGAAAGCGCCACCATCGCGGCCAACGGCTTTCGTTTCCGTGTGCCGTATGGCACCTTGCTGTGCGTGAGCGACAAGCCGCTGCACGGCGAGATCAAGCTGCCCGGCATGGCCAACCACTTCTACCGCGAGCGGGTCGACCAGCATTTGCGCATCGGCATCCGGGCGATCGAGATCCTGCGCGAGGGTGGCACGGACCAGTTGCACAGCCGCAAGCTGAGGAGCTTTGCGGAGGTGGCGTTTCAGTAG
- a CDS encoding MgtC/SapB family protein, giving the protein MSSPAMVLPEFTSASAILAAALGCGLLIGVERERSKGEGPAGAFAGLRTFALVCVSGAVAALLPHTALVWVGAAFVAALGVVAYARDRSEIPGATTEVALLLTYLIGVVCAQNLPLAAAMAAGLTVVLASRERLHRFVNHWLRPAEVRDGIVLAALVLVALPLMPNRPLWGPVLNPATITQLLALLLAVQSLAHLCRRLLQARHAVAFSAFASGFVSSTATIATLGLGARQRPAEARLLAGGGLLSCVPTLLQMLLVAAAMRPAWLPMLWLPALAGGALAALWGTWLVRGAPMVLEGGLGSSPHTEGLGAAQGDRMFSLSGAIAIAALLAGIQVLVHALDLWLGEAGVLAGTLVASLVDLHSALAAVFASSEPPQASAPWAVALALGVHALSKSATAFLSGGARYAAWLVPGLLVHTVVCTLLLATLR; this is encoded by the coding sequence ATGTCGTCGCCGGCCATGGTTCTCCCCGAATTCACCAGCGCCTCGGCCATCCTGGCCGCAGCACTGGGCTGCGGTTTGCTGATCGGCGTGGAGCGCGAACGCAGCAAGGGTGAAGGTCCCGCAGGCGCGTTCGCCGGCTTGCGCACGTTTGCGCTGGTGTGCGTGAGCGGTGCGGTGGCTGCACTGTTGCCGCACACCGCGCTGGTGTGGGTGGGCGCGGCGTTCGTCGCCGCCTTGGGCGTGGTGGCTTACGCGCGCGACCGCTCCGAGATCCCGGGCGCCACCACCGAGGTGGCGCTGCTGCTGACCTACCTGATCGGTGTGGTCTGCGCCCAGAACCTTCCGCTGGCCGCCGCGATGGCGGCAGGGCTCACCGTGGTGCTGGCGTCGCGCGAGCGGCTGCACCGGTTCGTCAACCATTGGCTGCGGCCCGCCGAGGTGCGTGATGGCATCGTGCTCGCGGCACTGGTCCTGGTGGCCCTGCCCTTGATGCCGAACCGCCCCTTGTGGGGACCGGTGCTCAACCCGGCCACCATCACCCAGCTGCTGGCGCTGTTGCTGGCGGTGCAGTCGCTCGCCCACCTGTGCCGGCGTTTGCTGCAGGCGCGTCACGCGGTGGCGTTTTCGGCGTTCGCCTCGGGCTTTGTCTCCAGCACGGCGACCATCGCCACCTTGGGGCTGGGCGCGCGCCAACGGCCCGCCGAGGCCCGTTTGCTGGCGGGCGGGGGCTTGTTGTCCTGCGTGCCCACCTTGTTGCAGATGTTGTTGGTGGCGGCCGCGATGCGGCCCGCCTGGTTGCCCATGCTGTGGCTGCCGGCCTTGGCTGGCGGGGCGTTGGCAGCTTTGTGGGGTACCTGGCTGGTGCGTGGCGCGCCCATGGTGCTCGAGGGTGGGTTGGGCTCGTCGCCGCACACCGAAGGTCTGGGTGCGGCGCAGGGCGATCGCATGTTCAGCCTGTCCGGCGCCATCGCCATTGCCGCCCTTTTGGCCGGTATCCAGGTGCTGGTGCACGCGCTGGACCTTTGGTTGGGTGAGGCGGGCGTTCTGGCCGGCACGCTGGTGGCATCGCTCGTGGATCTGCACTCCGCGCTGGCGGCGGTGTTCGCATCCAGCGAGCCACCGCAGGCCAGCGCGCCCTGGGCCGTGGCGCTGGCATTGGGCGTGCACGCCTTGAGCAAGAGCGCGACCGCCTTCTTGAGTGGCGGAGCGCGTTACGCCGCGTGGCTCGTCCCCGGCCTGCTGGTGCACACGGTGGTCTGCACCCTGTTGTTGGCCACGTTGCGCTGA
- the gorA gene encoding glutathione-disulfide reductase has product MTASFDFDLFVIGGGSGGVRAARMAAQRGARVALAEMLGTDGLGGTCVNVGCIPKKLYSYAAHYAEAFEESHGYGWEGVTPTLNWATLKANREKEIARLNGVYGNLLRGSGVTVFDAFARLTGAHGVALSTLNADGSPGHQEFTARHILIATGGTPHVPHFQGREHVIVSDAIFDLEPFPKRLVVVGGGYIACEFASIFNGLGAKVTQLYRGEQVLRGFDDEIRHFVAGEMIKSGVDLHLNAGVVDIRPSADGLDVECEGGALVKADAVLYATGRVPNVEDLGLQAVGVAQGAKGEIIVNEHYQTNVPSIHAVGDVTNRVQLTPVALGEAMVVVDQLFGPAAGKAPRSMGYEFIPTAVFTHPSIGTVGYSEADARKKFGAVTVFRSEFKALKHTLSGSSERTLMKLVVDTASDRVVGLHMVGAEAGEIVQGFAVAMKAGATKAVFDSTIGIHPTAAEEFVTMREPVKD; this is encoded by the coding sequence ATGACGGCTTCGTTTGACTTCGATCTTTTCGTCATCGGCGGTGGCAGCGGCGGTGTGCGCGCCGCGCGCATGGCCGCGCAGCGCGGCGCGCGCGTGGCGCTGGCCGAGATGCTGGGCACCGATGGGCTGGGCGGCACCTGCGTGAACGTGGGCTGCATTCCCAAGAAGCTCTACAGCTACGCCGCGCACTACGCCGAAGCGTTCGAAGAGTCCCACGGCTACGGCTGGGAAGGCGTGACGCCCACGCTGAACTGGGCCACGCTCAAAGCCAACCGGGAGAAGGAGATCGCCCGCCTCAATGGTGTATACGGCAATCTGTTGCGCGGCTCGGGCGTCACCGTGTTCGACGCCTTCGCGCGGCTCACCGGCGCGCACGGCGTCGCACTGTCCACCCTGAACGCCGACGGTTCGCCCGGGCACCAGGAATTCACCGCCCGGCACATCCTGATCGCCACCGGCGGCACACCCCACGTGCCGCATTTCCAGGGTCGCGAGCACGTGATCGTCTCTGACGCGATCTTCGACCTCGAACCCTTTCCCAAGCGCCTGGTGGTCGTGGGTGGGGGCTACATCGCCTGCGAATTCGCCTCCATCTTCAACGGCCTGGGCGCCAAGGTCACGCAGCTCTACCGCGGTGAGCAGGTGCTGCGCGGCTTCGACGACGAGATCCGCCATTTCGTCGCCGGCGAGATGATCAAGTCCGGCGTGGACCTGCACCTGAACGCGGGCGTGGTCGACATCCGCCCGTCGGCCGATGGCCTGGACGTCGAGTGCGAGGGCGGTGCGCTGGTGAAAGCCGATGCCGTGCTGTACGCCACCGGCCGCGTGCCCAACGTCGAAGACCTGGGCTTGCAGGCCGTGGGTGTGGCGCAGGGCGCCAAGGGCGAGATCATCGTCAACGAGCACTACCAGACCAATGTACCCAGCATCCATGCCGTGGGCGACGTCACCAACCGCGTGCAGCTCACGCCGGTGGCACTCGGCGAAGCCATGGTGGTGGTGGACCAGCTCTTCGGCCCCGCCGCCGGCAAAGCACCACGCAGCATGGGCTACGAGTTCATTCCCACGGCCGTGTTCACCCACCCGAGCATTGGCACCGTGGGTTACAGCGAGGCCGACGCGCGCAAGAAGTTCGGCGCGGTCACGGTCTTTCGCAGCGAGTTCAAGGCGCTCAAGCACACCTTGTCGGGCAGCAGCGAGCGCACGCTCATGAAACTGGTGGTAGACACCGCGAGCGACCGCGTGGTAGGCCTGCACATGGTGGGCGCCGAGGCCGGCGAGATCGTGCAGGGTTTTGCCGTGGCCATGAAGGCCGGGGCCACCAAGGCGGTGTTCGACAGCACCATCGGCATCCACCCGACGGCGGCCGAAGAGTTCGTGACCATGCGCGAACCGGTGAAGGACTGA
- a CDS encoding 3-hydroxybutyryl-CoA dehydrogenase, whose product MNSINTVGIIGSGTMGNGIAQACAVSGIRVVMVDIAQAAVDKGLATVAGSLDRLIKKEKMTAADKDKALSLIKGSTNYDDLKSAQLVIEAATENEGLKIKILQQLDSLLAPEVIVATNTSSIGITKLAAATQRPDRFIGMHFFNPVPMMALVEIIRGLQTSDATHDTVKTLAEALGKSPITVKNGPGFVVNRILVPMINEAFFVLAEGVATREDIDAGMKLGTNQPIGPLALADMIGLDVCLAVMNVYMAEFNDGKYRPAPLLKEMVAAGYLGRKTGRGVYTY is encoded by the coding sequence ATGAACAGCATCAACACCGTCGGCATCATCGGCTCGGGCACCATGGGCAACGGCATCGCGCAGGCGTGCGCCGTCAGCGGCATCCGCGTGGTGATGGTCGACATCGCCCAGGCCGCCGTCGACAAGGGCCTGGCCACCGTGGCCGGCAGCCTGGACCGCTTGATCAAGAAGGAGAAGATGACCGCGGCGGACAAGGACAAGGCGCTGTCGCTGATCAAAGGCTCCACGAACTACGACGACCTCAAGAGCGCGCAGCTCGTCATAGAAGCCGCGACCGAAAACGAGGGCCTCAAGATCAAGATCCTGCAGCAACTGGACAGCCTGCTGGCACCCGAAGTGATCGTGGCCACCAACACCAGCTCGATCGGCATCACCAAGCTGGCCGCCGCCACGCAACGGCCCGACCGTTTCATCGGCATGCACTTCTTCAACCCGGTGCCCATGATGGCGCTGGTGGAAATCATCCGCGGCCTGCAGACCAGCGATGCCACGCACGACACGGTGAAGACCCTGGCCGAGGCGCTGGGCAAATCGCCGATCACGGTGAAGAATGGCCCGGGCTTCGTGGTCAACCGCATTCTGGTGCCGATGATCAATGAGGCCTTCTTTGTGTTGGCCGAAGGCGTGGCCACGCGGGAGGACATCGACGCCGGCATGAAGCTGGGCACCAACCAGCCCATCGGCCCGCTGGCCCTGGCCGACATGATCGGCCTGGACGTGTGCCTGGCCGTGATGAACGTCTACATGGCCGAGTTCAACGACGGCAAGTACCGCCCTGCGCCGCTGCTCAAGGAAATGGTGGCAGCGGGCTACCTGGGGCGCAAGACCGGCCGCGGCGTGTACACGTATTGA
- a CDS encoding antibiotic biosynthesis monooxygenase family protein, whose protein sequence is MILEHADIRIDPSQRAAFEEAILRGVNTVIAKAKGFKGFQVQRCVETPGRYLLLIQWETLENHTVDFRGSDAFAQWRAIAGPFFAQPPVVEHFETVGQG, encoded by the coding sequence ATGATTCTCGAACACGCGGACATCCGCATCGACCCCAGTCAGCGTGCCGCATTTGAAGAAGCGATTCTGCGCGGCGTGAACACCGTCATCGCCAAGGCCAAGGGGTTCAAGGGTTTCCAGGTACAGCGCTGCGTCGAGACCCCAGGCCGTTACCTGTTGTTGATCCAGTGGGAAACCCTGGAGAACCACACGGTGGACTTCCGTGGCTCTGATGCGTTCGCGCAGTGGCGCGCCATCGCCGGCCCGTTCTTTGCGCAGCCACCGGTGGTGGAGCACTTCGAAACCGTGGGCCAAGGCTAG